A window from Schistosoma haematobium chromosome 3, whole genome shotgun sequence encodes these proteins:
- the PSMD9_2 gene encoding 26S proteasome non-ATPase regulatory subunit 9 (EggNog:ENOG410VCKK~COG:O): MDTPLVDDEGYPRSDIDVALIRITRNNIHCLNTDQKQIMLELESVLHEIHEYARQNPFENVLTDGNACSSENKLSEDQSTQIVKKPFLKIDQISPNSIAEQADLKVGDRIVQFGSVSADNFNSLQDISTVFRNTSPGSCIHMSIVRGDSMINVLSISLLKPAENASIGMHVVPIYSKNDSM; this comes from the exons ATGGATACCCCATTAGTTGATGATGAAGGCTACCCACGCTCTGATATTGATGTGGCTCTTATACGAATAACGCGAAACAATATCCATT GTTTAAATACAGATCAGAAACAAATAATGCTTGAATTGGAAAGTGTTTTACATGAAATACATGAATATGCTCGTCAAAATCcatttgaaaatgttttaaCTGATGGAAATGCTTGTTCCAGTGAGAATAAACTAAGTGAAGATCAATCCACACAGATTGTGAAGAAACCTTTCCTTAAAATTGATCAGATATCACCTAATTCAATAGCGGAACAAGCA GATTTAAAAGTTGGAGATCGAATAGTTCAATTTGGCTCAGTATCTGCTgacaatttcaattcattacAAGATATATCTACTGTCTTTAGAAATACATCTCCCGGT AGCTGTATTCACATGTCCATTGTTCGCGGCGACAGTATGATAAATGTGCTTTCTATTTCGTTGTTGAAACCAGCTGAAAATGCCAGTATAGG GATGCACGTTGTTCCTATTTATAGTAAAAATGATTCGATGTAA
- the PSMD9_2 gene encoding 26S proteasome non-ATPase regulatory subunit 9, variant 2 (EggNog:ENOG410VCKK~COG:O) gives MYYPDGHLSVHSPVYDEVIGNANNFWSHTEFILFQLINQNSRKASQNGNVGMDTPLVDDEGYPRSDIDVALIRITRNNIHCLNTDQKQIMLELESVLHEIHEYARQNPFENVLTDGNACSSENKLSEDQSTQIVKKPFLKIDQISPNSIAEQADLKVGDRIVQFGSVSADNFNSLQDISTVFRNTSPGVS, from the exons ATGTACTACCCTGATGGCCATCTTAGTGTTCATAGTCCAG tatatgatgaagttattgGAAATGCCAACAATTTTTGGTCCCACACAGAATTCATACTTTTCCAACTCATCAATCAGAACAGTAGGAAGGCCAGCCAG AATGGCAATGTTGGTATGGATACCCCATTAGTTGATGATGAAGGCTACCCACGCTCTGATATTGATGTGGCTCTTATACGAATAACGCGAAACAATATCCATT GTTTAAATACAGATCAGAAACAAATAATGCTTGAATTGGAAAGTGTTTTACATGAAATACATGAATATGCTCGTCAAAATCcatttgaaaatgttttaaCTGATGGAAATGCTTGTTCCAGTGAGAATAAACTAAGTGAAGATCAATCCACACAGATTGTGAAGAAACCTTTCCTTAAAATTGATCAGATATCACCTAATTCAATAGCGGAACAAGCA GATTTAAAAGTTGGAGATCGAATAGTTCAATTTGGCTCAGTATCTGCTgacaatttcaattcattacAAGATATATCTACTGTCTTTAGAAATACATCTCCCGGTGTAAGTTAa